Proteins encoded in a region of the Triplophysa rosa linkage group LG14, Trosa_1v2, whole genome shotgun sequence genome:
- the LOC130564460 gene encoding uncharacterized protein LOC130564460, translating to MLGLRDLLLFGLTVVTASCLRIGHAAFSGMGFSHGTIANRTLNFGKLIIGSGVSNDSADRQGEQPNVYWPGEQAETKVKRLGPSVHCGNDAMTLRVPGPRMPHFLVDKGVGSPVPLSEIPASCGISVKRVRRDVSFSVPFRGCPVRQQSGSYILSLILMGAQVQASCPASSPLPTFSCLPTGMVISLGLMADTVKIKVDGSWQPLLLEYSKCGFTLDTVDGALVVTAPFTGSCWVMMDTERHLPLLYLDQEVILSCPLTLLTAATTVPSADPQ from the exons ATGCTGGGGCTTAGAGATCTTTTACTTTTTGGCTTGACTGTGGTGACAGCAAGCTGTTTAAGGATTGGTCATGCTGCTTTTTCAGGAATGGGTTTTTCTCATGGCACCATTGCCAACAGAACGCTCAATTTTGGCAAGCTTATTATTGGCAGTGGTGTATCCAATGATTCTGCTGATAGACAAGGAGAACAGCCTAATGTATACTGGCCTGGTGAACAAG CTGAGACTAAGGTGAAACGTCTGGGTCCTTCTGTGCACTGTGGTAATGATGCCATGACCCTGCGTGTTCCTGGCCCAAGAATGCCCCACTTCCTGGTTGATAAAG GAGTGGGTTCTCCAGTGCCTCTGTCTGAAATCCCAGCCAGCTGCGGTATCTCTGTGAAGAGGGTTCGTCGTGATGTATCGTTTTCTGTTCCTTTCCGTGGCTGTCCTGTCCGACAACAG AGTGGAAGTTATATTCTGTCTCTGATTCTAATGGGGGCACAAGTGCAGGCGTCATGCCCTGCGAGTTCTCCCCTTCCTACATTTTCTTGCTTGCCCACTGGAATGGTTATCTCGCTTGGACTCATGGCTGATACGGTCAAGATCAAAG TTGATGGATCATGGCAGCCTCTGCTGTTAGAGTACTCTAAATGTGGGTTCACATTGGATACTGTTGATGGTGCTCTGGTGGTTACAGCACCATTTACTGGAAGCTGTTGGGTAATGATG GATACGGAAAGGCATCTCCCTTTGCTATACCTTGACCAAGAAGTGATTCTTTCCTGTCCTTTGACGCTGCTAACAGCTGCCACGACCGTACCTTCTGCTGACCCTCAATAA